One genomic region from Edaphobacter dinghuensis encodes:
- a CDS encoding TIM barrel protein produces MNRRSFTLSAATAAAASLLPRAQAQPQAASTAPFKFSVMLWTLKKYGPLEKILEIVAQAGYTGVEMVGEWKSWTDADYTKFMTRIKSLGLTVDSTAGAHGYADAANFDTVESGLRKTIEACKKLNCKQIILTSNQRTDSPTLQGGSIESVKRLDEIAAKADVQIVLEPIDLLENPHAYLTSVTQAFEIVRAVDSPHTRVLYDIYHEQRQAGNLLEKIEKNIDLIALFHIADVPGRHEPGTGEIRYDAIYRKIAELKYSGYIAMEFYPTGEPVATLRAAREQAIRDASMS; encoded by the coding sequence ATGAACCGACGCAGCTTCACTCTCTCAGCCGCCACCGCTGCGGCAGCCTCTCTCTTGCCGCGCGCGCAGGCCCAACCGCAAGCTGCATCCACAGCACCATTCAAGTTTTCTGTCATGCTCTGGACGCTCAAAAAGTACGGCCCTCTCGAGAAGATTCTGGAGATCGTTGCGCAGGCTGGTTATACCGGCGTCGAGATGGTCGGCGAATGGAAGTCGTGGACCGATGCCGACTACACCAAGTTCATGACCCGCATTAAATCTCTTGGGCTTACCGTCGATTCCACCGCTGGAGCGCATGGCTACGCAGATGCAGCCAACTTCGACACCGTTGAGTCCGGGCTGCGCAAGACCATCGAAGCCTGCAAGAAGCTCAACTGCAAACAGATCATCCTTACCTCTAACCAGCGCACCGACTCTCCAACCCTTCAGGGCGGCTCCATCGAATCGGTCAAGCGCCTCGACGAAATCGCGGCAAAGGCAGATGTCCAGATCGTCCTCGAACCGATCGACCTGCTTGAGAATCCTCATGCTTACCTGACGTCTGTCACCCAGGCATTCGAGATCGTGCGAGCCGTCGATAGCCCACATACTCGCGTTCTCTACGACATTTATCACGAGCAGCGTCAGGCCGGAAATCTCCTTGAAAAGATTGAGAAGAACATCGATCTGATTGCTCTCTTCCATATCGCAGATGTTCCCGGCCGTCACGAACCCGGAACCGGCGAGATTCGGTATGACGCCATCTATCGCAAAATTGCAGAGCTGAAATATTCCGGTTACATCGCCATGGAGTTCTACCCCACTGGCGAACCAGTTGCCACTCTGCGCGCTGCACGCGAACAGGCGATTCGCGATGCATCTATGTCTTAA
- a CDS encoding YidB family protein: protein MVTHCASSLSPYWHRANSLPSGRQTGQITDKTIRTRKARHTRPPNSASRCIMGILDSLQSLAGQVGQDSQTDQAKVAGGFIQALTQHPEGIQGILNSFNQNGLAEHIGAWSTGQNATATPDQVQQGLAGTGLIEKTAEHAGVSPQVVQAALTTVLPMVVQHFAPGGQAAPQSSLGGLATQFLSRFA, encoded by the coding sequence CTGGTCACTCATTGTGCCTCAAGTCTATCTCCATATTGGCACCGCGCAAATTCACTGCCATCGGGGCGACAAACAGGACAGATAACTGATAAAACCATTCGCACGCGGAAGGCTCGGCACACGAGGCCGCCTAATTCCGCATCGAGGTGCATTATGGGCATTTTGGATTCTCTCCAGTCTCTGGCAGGACAGGTTGGACAGGACTCTCAGACCGACCAGGCAAAGGTAGCCGGCGGCTTCATTCAGGCACTGACACAGCATCCCGAAGGCATTCAGGGAATATTGAACAGTTTTAACCAAAATGGCCTGGCAGAACATATCGGAGCGTGGAGCACCGGCCAGAATGCGACCGCAACCCCAGATCAGGTACAGCAAGGACTTGCCGGAACCGGTCTGATCGAGAAGACAGCAGAGCATGCAGGAGTCTCGCCCCAGGTAGTGCAAGCTGCACTCACGACTGTTCTTCCCATGGTCGTCCAGCACTTTGCCCCCGGTGGCCAAGCTGCGCCGCAGAGTTCGCTGGGCGGACTTGCAACCCAGTTTCTAAGCCGCTTCGCCTGA
- a CDS encoding RidA family protein yields MSDQTKIAISTTDAPAAIGPYSQAVRVGDTLFASGQVGLDPATGQIVEGGIIEQTKRVFENIKAVLAAAGTDLTQVAKTTVFLKNMSDFAAMNEIYATYLAPSGTVPPARSTVAVAGLPKDALVEVEVIVKGVGGA; encoded by the coding sequence ATGAGTGACCAGACAAAGATCGCAATTTCAACTACGGATGCACCCGCAGCCATTGGCCCATACTCACAGGCAGTTCGCGTCGGCGACACGCTGTTCGCTTCAGGACAGGTCGGCCTCGATCCAGCCACGGGGCAGATTGTAGAGGGTGGAATCATTGAACAGACCAAACGAGTTTTTGAGAATATCAAAGCCGTTTTAGCCGCGGCAGGGACCGATCTGACACAGGTGGCTAAAACGACCGTCTTTCTCAAGAACATGAGCGACTTTGCCGCGATGAACGAGATCTATGCAACGTATCTCGCTCCTTCGGGCACCGTGCCGCCGGCGCGCTCGACGGTTGCTGTTGCGGGGTTGCCTAAAGATGCCCTGGTAGAGGTCGAAGTGATCGTAAAGGGAGTGGGTGGAGCTTAA
- the msrB gene encoding peptide-methionine (R)-S-oxide reductase MsrB, whose translation MAETEKVEKAGKIHKTEAEWRALLTPEQFHIIREKGTERPFTGALLNNHEDGTYHCAACDAPLFTSDKKFESGSGWPSFWLPVSAEAIEAHEDNSLGMQRIEVTCARCGAHLGHLFPDGPRPTGMRYCINSASLGFPKG comes from the coding sequence ATGGCTGAGACCGAAAAAGTCGAAAAAGCTGGCAAGATTCACAAGACAGAGGCGGAGTGGCGCGCCCTGCTGACGCCGGAGCAGTTTCATATCATCCGCGAGAAGGGAACCGAACGCCCTTTTACCGGCGCGCTACTGAACAATCACGAAGATGGAACCTATCATTGTGCCGCCTGCGATGCTCCCTTGTTTACTTCGGACAAGAAGTTTGAGTCAGGCAGCGGGTGGCCAAGCTTCTGGTTGCCGGTATCGGCCGAAGCCATTGAAGCTCATGAGGACAATTCTCTGGGAATGCAACGGATCGAGGTCACTTGTGCTCGCTGCGGAGCCCATCTGGGGCATCTCTTTCCCGATGGCCCAAGGCCGACCGGAATGCGTTATTGCATCAATAGTGCTTCGTTAGGTTTCCCAAAAGGGTAA
- the rpmB gene encoding 50S ribosomal protein L28, with protein MAQKCDLCGKGPQFGNNISHAHNTTRRRWNVNLQPVKAKVNGTSKRMRVCTSCIKTGKIVKG; from the coding sequence ATGGCACAAAAATGTGATCTTTGCGGCAAAGGCCCGCAGTTTGGCAATAACATCTCTCACGCCCACAACACCACCCGGCGTCGCTGGAACGTGAACCTGCAGCCCGTCAAGGCCAAGGTCAACGGCACGAGCAAGCGCATGCGCGTCTGCACCAGCTGCATCAAGACCGGCAAAATCGTCAAGGGCTAA
- the ppc gene encoding phosphoenolpyruvate carboxylase, with protein sequence MPSLWTPPNWPQRLAELQAPTGDLKEAPLRRDVRSLGTLLGGVLREQSGAPLYDAVEALRRIAIARREADAKGDTAAAASHLQEALCRVGALELSAAYQLARAFGFYFELINLAETNHRKRRRLAIQLDQNAAPQRGDLRGTLRRLREAGLDAAQAHDFLQRICITPVFTAHPTEVARRSVMFKRRRISDLLEQLDRIPVPAPQLEALERNLTAEITALWQTDDVRSARPTVRDEIRMALDYYETSLFDTLPVLYSEVAAALAAEYPESNPDSHPVAISKLPQLVSFGSWIGGDRDGNPFVIPEVTRESLAMAHNLLLNHYRRRLQNVFEQLGSSIQQVPVSAEVAGLLDHYLGKLRAAGQLAVEQRFHYEHLRLLIACIMMKLGATPQSGLPLPANPALTPYTRAADLLSDLTILRNSLAENRGHRLAEMLIDPLLIEVRTYGLHLHTLDIRQHARVHTAAVAEISAWQAPTGTNPLTAQIHLPPALSPQTSEVLDTFRAIAELKQAYAPESIQQYVISGATSAEDVLHVLWLARLGGVKVEADDETNDPGLQPVPLFESIEDLQNAPAVCRQLWTSEAYQPLLKSWKHRQEVMLGYSDSNKDGGMITSTWEIYKAHRALHEVARECGVTLRLFHGRGGTVGRGGGPTHRAIFAQPIDSFTGELRLTEQGEVLNWKYSDVVLAERNLELMIAASLDALARPDAILQRGKVPPHLTGEILPEWEAALDWLSSTSYEFYRKHIVDNPETFTYFEQATPVAELEHARLGSRPAKRGGKKSMADLRAIPWVFGWMQSRQLVPAFFGVGHALDLFVKENANGLALLQTMARDFPLFLDIVRNVEMALAKADFGIARLYASLVEDEALRDRVFATLEVEFNLTHRMILAITQQKTLLENNPVLERSIRLRNPYVDPMSLIQVELIRRKRAAIAAGEPDSPELNRAISATINGISAGLRNTG encoded by the coding sequence ATGCCGTCCTTGTGGACTCCTCCTAATTGGCCCCAACGCCTTGCTGAACTCCAGGCACCTACTGGAGATCTGAAAGAAGCTCCTCTTCGCCGCGACGTTCGCTCGCTTGGCACCCTGCTTGGCGGTGTTCTACGCGAGCAGTCTGGCGCTCCTCTTTACGATGCTGTCGAAGCGCTTCGCCGTATTGCCATTGCCCGCCGCGAAGCGGACGCAAAGGGCGATACTGCCGCTGCCGCCTCGCATCTGCAAGAGGCACTGTGCCGGGTCGGCGCGCTGGAACTGTCAGCCGCCTATCAACTTGCCCGTGCCTTCGGATTTTATTTCGAGCTGATCAACCTTGCCGAGACGAACCACCGCAAACGGCGGCGGTTGGCAATTCAGCTCGATCAAAACGCCGCTCCGCAGCGAGGCGATCTGCGCGGAACATTGCGCCGTCTTCGTGAGGCGGGTCTTGACGCCGCCCAGGCACACGATTTTCTGCAGCGCATCTGCATTACGCCTGTCTTTACCGCGCATCCCACCGAGGTAGCACGGCGTTCAGTGATGTTCAAGCGGAGGCGTATCTCGGACCTGCTGGAGCAGCTTGACCGCATTCCTGTTCCTGCTCCGCAACTCGAGGCTTTGGAGCGCAACCTCACCGCCGAGATCACTGCCCTGTGGCAGACCGACGATGTTCGCAGTGCGCGTCCGACGGTTCGCGACGAGATTCGCATGGCGCTCGATTACTACGAGACCAGCCTCTTCGATACGCTCCCGGTGCTCTATTCCGAGGTAGCCGCTGCGCTGGCCGCCGAATATCCCGAATCGAATCCCGACTCCCATCCCGTCGCTATCTCCAAGCTGCCCCAACTGGTTAGCTTCGGCTCGTGGATCGGAGGCGATCGCGACGGCAATCCCTTCGTCATTCCCGAGGTCACGCGCGAATCTCTGGCCATGGCGCATAACCTGCTGCTGAATCACTATCGGCGGCGGTTGCAGAATGTCTTCGAGCAGCTTGGTAGCTCGATCCAGCAGGTTCCGGTCTCAGCCGAAGTTGCTGGACTGCTTGACCACTACCTTGGCAAACTTCGGGCGGCGGGACAGTTGGCAGTAGAGCAACGTTTCCACTATGAACATCTGCGATTGCTGATCGCCTGCATCATGATGAAGTTGGGCGCTACACCGCAATCAGGATTGCCTCTGCCAGCCAATCCGGCGCTCACGCCTTATACCCGTGCTGCTGATCTTCTGTCCGACCTTACGATTCTTCGCAACAGCCTTGCCGAAAATCGCGGCCATCGTCTCGCTGAGATGCTGATCGATCCGTTGCTGATCGAGGTTCGGACGTACGGACTGCATCTGCATACGCTCGACATCCGGCAGCATGCGCGTGTCCACACGGCTGCCGTGGCAGAAATCTCTGCCTGGCAGGCACCCACCGGCACGAATCCCCTGACGGCGCAGATTCATCTTCCTCCAGCGCTTTCGCCGCAGACGAGCGAGGTGTTGGATACCTTCCGCGCCATCGCCGAGCTGAAGCAGGCCTATGCGCCAGAGTCGATTCAGCAATACGTCATCAGCGGAGCTACCAGCGCGGAAGATGTGCTGCATGTGCTTTGGTTGGCACGACTCGGCGGTGTAAAAGTTGAGGCAGACGACGAGACGAACGATCCCGGTTTGCAGCCAGTTCCTTTGTTTGAGTCGATCGAAGATTTGCAGAATGCACCTGCGGTTTGCCGCCAGCTTTGGACGAGCGAGGCGTATCAGCCACTGCTGAAGAGCTGGAAGCATCGGCAGGAGGTCATGCTGGGCTACTCGGACTCGAATAAAGACGGCGGCATGATTACCAGCACATGGGAGATCTACAAAGCTCACCGTGCGCTGCATGAGGTTGCCCGCGAGTGCGGAGTTACGCTGCGCCTCTTCCATGGCCGCGGCGGCACCGTTGGGCGTGGCGGTGGACCGACGCATCGTGCCATCTTTGCCCAACCCATCGATAGCTTTACCGGCGAACTGCGGCTGACGGAGCAGGGTGAGGTGCTGAACTGGAAGTACTCCGATGTTGTGCTGGCCGAGCGTAATCTTGAGTTGATGATCGCGGCCAGCCTTGATGCTCTGGCACGACCTGATGCCATTCTGCAAAGAGGCAAGGTGCCGCCACATCTCACCGGTGAGATTCTTCCAGAGTGGGAGGCGGCGCTTGACTGGCTCTCCTCGACGTCCTACGAGTTTTACCGTAAGCACATCGTGGACAACCCAGAGACGTTTACCTACTTTGAGCAGGCGACGCCGGTGGCAGAACTCGAACATGCGCGGCTTGGCTCGCGCCCGGCAAAGCGCGGCGGCAAGAAGTCAATGGCCGATCTTCGCGCCATTCCGTGGGTCTTCGGCTGGATGCAGTCGCGGCAGCTTGTGCCTGCCTTCTTCGGCGTGGGCCATGCCCTCGACCTCTTTGTGAAGGAAAATGCCAATGGACTCGCCCTGCTTCAAACCATGGCGCGAGACTTTCCGCTCTTCCTCGACATCGTTCGCAACGTCGAGATGGCGCTGGCGAAGGCTGACTTCGGCATCGCGCGGCTCTATGCCTCGCTCGTCGAAGATGAGGCGCTGCGCGACCGGGTCTTTGCCACCCTGGAGGTAGAGTTCAACCTTACCCATCGCATGATTCTTGCGATTACGCAGCAGAAGACGCTGCTCGAAAATAATCCCGTGCTGGAGCGATCGATCCGTCTGCGAAATCCGTATGTCGATCCTATGTCATTGATTCAGGTTGAGTTGATTCGTCGCAAGCGAGCAGCGATTGCCGCTGGTGAGCCGGATTCTCCCGAACTGAATCGTGCTATTTCGGCCACGATCAATGGAATCAGCGCCGGACTGCGAAATACAGGCTGA